In one window of Mesoplodon densirostris isolate mMesDen1 chromosome 4, mMesDen1 primary haplotype, whole genome shotgun sequence DNA:
- the SIVA1 gene encoding apoptosis regulatory protein Siva, with protein sequence MPKRGCPFADAAPLQLKVRVGRRELSRGVCAERLTREIFEKTTQLLFRGAQACMDPAWEEGCAIVDTPESPKPGPTEAPRAARGQMLIGPDGRLTRSRAQASEADPAMAASGACSSCVRAVDGKAACGQCERALCGRCVRTCCGCGAVACTLCALVDCSDDLHEKVLCAGCAMFEA encoded by the exons ATGCCCAAGCGGGGCTGCCCCTTCGCGGACGCGGCCCCACTGCAGCTCAAGGTGCGTGTGGGTCGGAGGGAGCTGAGTCGCGGCGTGTGCGCCGAACGCCTCACGCGGGAGATCTTCG AAAAGACCACGCAGCTCCTCTTCCGCGGGGCCCAGGCCTGCATGGACCCCGCGTGGGAGGAAGGCTGCGCCATCGTCGACACTCCGGAGTCCCCGAAGCCTGGCCCCACGGAAGCCCCTCGGGCCGCACGCGGGCAGATGCTGATCGGGCCCGACGGCCGACTGACCAGGAGTCGAGCCCAGGCCTCTGAGGCTG ACCCAGCCATGGCGGCATCGGGAGCCTGCTCGTCGTGCGTGCGGGCCGTGGACGGGAAGGCGGCGTGTGGCCAGTGCGAGCGGGCCCTGTGCGGGCGCTGCGTGCGCACCTGCTGCGGCTGTGGGGCAGTGGCCTGCACCCTGTGTGCCCTCGTGGA CTGCAGTGACGACCTCCACGAGAAAGTGCTGTGCGCCGGCTGCGCCATGTTCGAGGCCTGA